Part of the Paroedura picta isolate Pp20150507F chromosome 3, Ppicta_v3.0, whole genome shotgun sequence genome is shown below.
GAAAGAATTATGTAGAAGCAGGTATGTGCAAGGAGACCCTTTGCTAGGGACGGAGGGGGGATAGAAACCGAAGAGCCATCCCTGTGAAGAAGAGAGGGGGATGCAGAGTAAACGCCTATAATCCCTGGTCCATCCAGTTGGTTCCCACcattaggatagattcaaatgagtagccgtgttggtctgaagtagcacgagtccagtggcacctttatcaTGTGTTATCatgggagttatcatgtggctgtgtgtgggtgctgtgacacagtttactaatgtaacaggatttgcttatatattcccactgtcatgatgtccagttcatagtctgaggaagagtgcctgcactcaaaagctcacgccttgaataaatctttgttggtcttaaaggggtccctggactctggttttattggttTCCACCATGTTTGCGTGCTCAGTCCTCACTTTTCACCacacaaaggagtcccaaagcagcttacaaacactttctcctttctctcctgacaacagacaccctgtaagagaggtggggctgagagagctctgagagaactgggactggcccaaggccacccagctggctgcatgtggaggaggactggggaatcaaacccagctctccagattagaggctgccgcttttaaccagtACACAAGTTCCTGACATTGGCATAGAAGACTCTTAAGTCGGATAATTTTCCCAAAAAACAAAAGAGCAGCTTTTGGAGCCAGCTGATTTCTACCGAAGTCTTCTTAAgggatatttatttctttttgcatttcTGCTTCTCAATAAACATCCCTGTGTGATTCTgggaattccctggaattatagctcctctccagactacagacatcagtccccctggagaaaatggctgctgaggagggtggactctagcattaccctccccactccaaatcctgcccgctccccctcccccaagtccccaggtatttcccatcccagtgctggaAATGCTATTAGTTTCTGAAAATAGACACATTCTGGATAGTTTCTGGATAGACACATTCATGAAAGTAAAGcagcatttattttctttaaagcaAGGAGACATTTTCATCTCTGTAACTGCCAGGGGCCAAGATAAGACACTGAGATCAGCCCAGCCCTCTGAGTGCAGAAAACGGgtgttagggttgccatcctccaggtgaggcctggagacctaCTGGAATCAGTGCTTGTCTCCAGAaaagagagatcagtttctcccaaagaaaatgcctgatttggagggtgtgctccacagcagtggtccccaacccccggtccggagaccgggatcggtccgaagatcagttggtaccgggccacagctcctcctcgtcctcccccccggctgctgcctcaggggctgccctgccactctgccgccggctcacctttggtgctctccaaaggtcgccatggctggggctccccctcggcgtggcactgcgcagctgctgctggcagcgcccgccagtgggcagtgggaagtcaggggcactggcaggaaagcaagtggagcaggggctcaggtggtggcagcaacgtcccttggcaaaagactacccccccaggcctcagtaaaattgtcaagtgttgaccagtccccagtgataaaaaggttggggaccactgctctacagcattcAGTCCcacagaagtccctcccctccacaaatatTGCTCTCCCCAGGAAATTCTCTCCCTGGAGTTGGCAAATTTTgtgggcctggagaggctgcTTGGTCATGACTCATCTTCTCCAAAGTCCCCCCTTAGACCTCCTTCCTTTGGATGAgattgcagcagaacaaaatcttgAGTTTGGGGAGGTGCAGTAATGCCATAGCTGAATCTATAAAACAAGTCTCTTCCCCAGCCCTCTGAATGGTCCCAATGTAATACACCTCTCTTTCAGGTGCTTGGACAGGTGGAGAAGGAACCTGCtgactcccccccaccaccaccccttagCAGAACTGAATTCATCCTGAATATGGAAGCTCAGCAAGAGAGTGATGAAGAAGCTGGATTATCGGGTAAGCATTCGTGGACTTGAATTCTATATATATTTTGCATAAACATTTTTCAATGTCTCAGTTGTGTAAATGTTTCATTTTAATGTTTGCAACCTTGAGGGCCCTGAATTGGGTGGAAACACAGCCTCAGGTGTTTTCAGTAAACAAAGGtcatgagaggcgggatataaatcaagtaaagaaataaatgaatgaatgaataaataaataaataaataaataaataaagtaattgCTACCAAGAATTAAAACATTTCCTATTGCTATTCTGGAACAGAGAAAGTAAGGAACGGTTATGGAAAGGACTCAGAAAAAATAATCCAGACTGCTAATACTGCtagagaagaatcatagaatcatagaatcatagaatcatagagttggaaggggccatacaggccatctagtcatagaatcatagaatcatagagttggaaggggccacacaggccatctaggccaaccccctgctcaacgcaggatcagccctaagcatcctaaagcatccaagaaggcaGCAATGTGTAAGATTGATGGAGAAGGGAAGCCTCATTTGCCCATTGATtccaaaatcccccccctgctagattcaaagcccattcttaagaaCGAACGTTGAAAGGCCCCACATCCCTTAAAGGAGtgggtgagcccccccccccgtggtggtGCCTCTGTGGGAGGCTCCCATTAGGGCCAACAGCTCTCCCACTCTCTTGGGAATGGTCTAAAGGGAATGGTCaggccccccccctgcagcaccaGCGCCATGGGAGGCCCAATTTAGGTCCGGCAGTTCTGTCACTCGTGCGAGAGAGCTGCTGGGCCTAAAGGGAgcggccagcccccccccccccccgtggcgccaACACCGTGGGAGGCTCCCTTTAGGCCCAGGAGCTCTGTCGCTGACGCGAAAGAGCTGCGGGGCCTAAAAGGAACGGTCGGGCCCCTCCCGTGGCACCGCCGCAGGAAGCTCCTTTTGGGCCCAGCAGCTCTTGCCACGGTGAGAGAGCTCCCTGGCCTAAAGGGAACCTGGAGTGGCAGCACTGGCCGGTTGAGGCCTTGGTGGGCGGGAGTTGGTGTCGCCAGTCAGggtgattgggccctcacctggactggccacgcccactctccacccaccaagGACTTAGCCTTTTTATGTAAACAGCGAACAGCacgcagaacatgctctcccttCTTTTTTTGAAATCTATCCACCAGTAAGGATcccggagtactttacatctttaaaatcaccttccctgaagcgattttttatgctagcaaggctgaacctcctaccaacagcagtgactaaaggttgGTATGCTAAAATCCAGTATGCCTACAGACActgcccatgtcctgcaaagaaacccaagtcagtggaacacgttctccTCTATTGTGAACAAtataaccatctcagagaatggTACATATTTCCTCTCGTGGGGGCGAGCAAGATTCACAATTctgcaacaatagtgcactttcctttattgaatcataaccctcaaataaccaaaggcattgcaaaattccttcacgggattttctccaagtgatctgggatttgaatCATCTTGTCttttataggcccattatgcacgagaGGGAGAacgtgcattcggggtggaatggccagtttggtgtagtggttaggagtgtggacttctaatctggcatgccaggttcgattctgcgctcctccacatgcagccagctgggtgaccttgggctcaccacagcactgataaaactgttctgaccgggcagtgatatcagggctctctcagcctcacccaccccacagggtgtctgttgtggggagaggaaagggaaggcgactgtaagccgctttgagcctccttcgggtaggcaaaagcggcatataagaaccaactcttcttcttcttcttcctcttcttcttcttaaaataaccgataacgcacggtgccggctgcaaccggctgcagattcggtgcatgctgccaaaaaagccgtgttagtgaaacgcggaagaaagcgcagcttccaggtgaccggggcgcaaccagaagtggcgctggggttaccgcgtgcataatcgtttactctgggttttgccgctgttgcgtcccaCCCCGtgtataagcggtttgcttcgcttcttccccctccgcgttttccatgtgacccgaaattgccatttcggcggccgtgcataatgggccatatagatgttttgttatgattatgccaataaaggtatttgattgatttgattgattgTAAATAGCGAACGCTGCTTACAGATTAAAGTGGACCATGGTTGCTTCAAGTTGTAATTCTGTCTCTTGTTTCCTGTAGCAGACGTTCAGCAGGTGAGGGAGCAGGAGAATGTTTCACTGGTCATCTGCTAATTCTAGAAATTATGTTCCCAAAATGATATGCATGGTTCCAGCATGGTTCTTTTAAGTTGAAAGTGGACCACAGTTGGTTCAAGTTGTAATTCTTTCTCTTGTTTCCTGTAGCAGATGTTCAACAGGTGAGGGAGCAGGAGGATGTTCCACTGGATCTCACTGTGGCATCATTGGGTGGATCAAAAGGGGTGATTTCCCAACAACTCGAGAATAAGGAAGCCTGTGGAAGCCAACAAGAACGAGAAACTGTTATAAAGCTCAACCCAATGAGAAAAGACACTTTCCTAGTTGACCAAGTCTTACATGCAACAAACTCCCATGGGAGAGAAGATGGCATTAGTCGACCAGAACGGGAAACTGTTATAAAGCTTAATCTTTTAAGAAAAGATGCTCTCTTGGTTGACCAAATCTTATATCAAGCAACCTCCTGTGGGAGAGAAGAGGGCCGTAGTCAGCTGGAGCAAGACACTGTTATAAACCTCGATCCTATGAGAAAAGATGCTCCTTTAGTTGACCAACAAGTCTTACATCAAGCAACCTCTTGTGGGAGAGAAGAGGGTGGTAGTCGGCTGGAGGAGGGCACTATTATAAACATTGATCCTGTGAGAAATGATGCTCTTTTAGTTGACCAAGGCTTACATCAAGCAACCTCCTGTGGGAGAGAAGAGGGCGGTAGTCGGCTGGAGCAAGACACTGTTACAAACCACGATCCGACGAGAAAAGATGCTCCTTTAGTTGACCAAGGCTTAAGTGAAACAACAAGGGGAGAAAAGAGGAACAGAGAACGTGGAGGAAGGCACAAGCAGAGTTCTGACCTCCCCAAACATCAGCGAatccagaaaaagaagaaaacttaCATCTGCTCTCACTGTGGCAAAGGCTTAGCTAGCAGTTCAAACCTTGCAAGGCATAAACTGAGCCACACAAGAGAGAAGCCACACAGGTGTTCAGAATGTGGGGAAACCTTTGGCACTAAGTCCAACCTTTCACAGCACCAAAAGTCCCACAGAGGGAAGGAGCCAAataaatgctcagaatgtgggaggTGTTTTAGTTCCAGGGGCAGACTTTCAGACCACAAGAACAGCCACACGGGACAAAAGCCACATCAGTGCTTAGAATGTGGGAGAAGGTTTGCTTTTAGAAAAAACTGCCTCGCTCATATCAAATCCCATTCAGAAACGAATCCTTACAAATGCTCATTATGTGGGAAAACTTTCATTAATAGTTCAAAACTTTCAGCACACGAAcggatccacacaggagagaagccctatgaatgctcacaGTGTCAGAAAAGGTTTACAACATTCTATTCCTGTAGGGTGcaccaaagaattcacacaggagagaagccatataaatgcttccTGTGCGGGAAAAGCTTTGCTTTTCGATCAGGAATGGTTCGGCACAAAAACTCACATTCTGCAGGGAAGCTGAGTGAACCTGGGCAGTCCAGCTCAGGAGAAAAGCTACATCAATGCCCAGAGTGTGGGAAAAACTTTGGGACCAAAGAGTTTCTTGATGAGCATAGAAGAGTTCATACAGGAGAGAGGCCTTATCagtgctcagaatgtgggaaAACCTTTAAGTTCAGATCTGGTCTTAATCAACATGGAAGAACACATactggagagaaaccatataTGTGTGTAGACTGTGGCAAAAGTTTTACTAGGGTATCAAGCCTTTCAGCACACAAAAAGtcccacacagaggagaagccaCACCAATGCACAGAGTGCGTGAAAAGCTTTCGGGCCAAATGGAATCTTGACCAGCAtagaagaattcacacaggagagaagccttatcaatgctcagagtgtgggaaaaccTTTAGGTTTCAAGCTGGTGTTTTTCAACACAGAAGACGGCATactggagagaaaccatataaatgctcagactgtgggaaGTTTTTTAGTTCTCATTCAAATCTTTTAAGACACCAAAGATCCCACACAGGAGAGTACCCCTATAAGTGCTTGGTCTGTGGGAAGAGCTTCCCTCATAGATCGAAGCTTGTTCGACATGAAACATCCCATACTgaagagaaaccatataaatgcttagaATGTGGGAAAGCCTTTAGTGGAAATTCAAGCCTTTCACGGCACAAAAAAtcgcacacaggggagaagccacacCGCTGTGTAacgtgtgggaaaagcttcatgTCTGAATGGTATCTTGTTCAGCACAGAAGactccacacaggagagaagccttaTAAATGCTTGCAGTGTGGGAAAAGCTACAGTTTACAATCAAGTTTTATTAAACATGGAAAAtctcatacaggggagaaaccatatcaatGCTCCAAGTGCGGGGAAAACTTCAGTCAGAAATCACAACTCATTGCCCATAAGGGAGTGCACACTCGAGAGCGACCACATACGTGCTTTCGGTGTGAGAAATCCTTCCTTCGAGTGAGTGAACTTCTGCTCCACAAGAAATCCCACACACAAAAGAAATCCTATTATTGCTCGCAGTGCCGAAAAACCTTTCGTTGGTACTACCGGTATCTTGAACACAGAAAATGCCACAGGGCTAAGAATCCATACAGGTGCTCAAAGTGTGGGAAGAAGTTTTTCTGGGAAGGCAACCTGAAATTGCATATGAAAAAGACATGCAAGAGCTAGAATATGGGTACATTTGGAATGTGGCACAAATAACCTATAATTAAATCGTGTTTCTGGGCAGAAGGAAAGCCACGCCAGGGAAAAAAGACACAGAACAATGCAAAATGTGGGGGAACGTTTGTTCAAAAATTCATGCTTCTACAGTAAAACTTACACTTCCTTGAAGCATTAACTCCAAAAGTTCCCACCTGCAGACTCATGAGTTACCTAGCCCCATAGTTGAATCCACAGAAAGTGGGACTACCTTTCTCCGGTTGGGGCTGGAATTTTCTGAGGGAACTTTCAGAGTTTTTATCGTGAGGGAATCTAGTTGCTTCAGCAGGCTTCTGTCACAACAGGGACAATCGCCATTTTAAGCTTCTTTTTCAACCAGTATAATGCCTTATTCAGTCCTGTTAGAGAAATACTCTTtcatgattttaaattttaaataaatatttttaatttttttttcactgtagATTTTGCCTTTTGTCCTACAATGTGACCTCTCAGGAATTGTGACCTGCTGATATCTCTTTATGAAATGGTTGTTTTCCCCCCAGGAGCAGGCGCTTGGGGCTAGTTGAAAAGCTGGCAATTTCAGCTCTGGCTCAAAATATCCCACACACCAATGAAAGGCAGGGCAACGGAGCCTCTGCGAAACTCCACGATGCTTTTtgaagcctggaggaaattcacctaccatgccacagtaattagcaattccctggttatgctaaggaagggccacaagagacaaacactggcacatcccttcctgcccacccactcacaatctgcctaatcacggaaacatagaatcatagagttggaagggacctcctgggtcatctagtccaaccccccgcacaatgcaggacactcacaaacctaccTCTCATCCACTGTCGCCTGCCACCCCCTAAGTTCAAAAGGAGTTTAACAAAGTTCTGTTTCTTATGATTCAACATTCAGGAGTCCAGGGATCAAATCTCTGAGGTAAAATTACACACCAGAGTTCTCAAAGCTGGTTCAGTTATTCCTTTGTATCATAAGATACTAGGATGGGCTAATTTGAAAACAACATAAAGCAAAATATGCTGCCAGGCTGACCAGCaagaagataaagaagaagatTAGGGAACattattctgggggggggggggaaacaaaagagTCATTTGTTGTCCTTGTTCCTCCCCACCTTATGTGTAGATCTCATAGAATGGTCCCATAGAATGGCCATTTTCCTGggaaaggttaaaggtaaaggtaaaggtaaaggtatcccctgtgcaagcaccgggtcatgtctgacccttggggtgacgccctccagcgttttcatggcagactcaatacggggtggtttgccagtgccttccccatttaccctccagcagcaagctgggtactcattttaccgacctcagaaggatggaaggctgagtcaaccttgagccggctgctgggatcgaactcccaacctcatgggcagagcttcagacggctgccttaccactctgcgccacaagaggctcattgggaaAGGTTGGAAGGGGTTAATTGCCCCGAGGCCTCATTTGTCAAAGCTCATAAATGGGAGTTCTCCTTTCAGGCCAATTGTTGACTCCTCTTCAAGGAGATGGTCTTCAGACTGGTTTTGCTGGCAGGGTTGGTCTTTTCCTTAGCAACAATGCAACACAGGATTTTCTAGGGGAAGGTGAGTGCATGCATAAAGACGGATTTGTGGGTACCAGAGGAGATAATGGGACTCATAAGGAGAACCCTATAGGGGAAGGTCAAAGAGATGAAATTAAAGCCTGATGCAAGGTTGAGATGAAGAATGAGGCCTGATGTCCAGGACTGCTTCAGACAACGTACACTTCCCGTTATAAGCACTGACTGATATTTTAATGAGGATTTGTATAGGGATGCATGTTGGAGAGAGGGAAAGGTACGAAAGAGGGGCAAAACACAATTCAAATACAAAACAGCGCAACACGATAAAACTCCCCCAGGTTAGCAGTCTTAAATGATAATGAATCATGTTCGGATATGAAGACTATTTGACCTTCCTTTTGAGGttaagaaaagaaaacaacagcCCTCAAACTGGGTGAtgaaacaggaaggaaaaaacCTCAGCTAATAAATTCAGATGcttagctgtgttggcctgaagcagcagaacaaaatttgattcagaccaaccaagttttattcaaggtgtcagcttttgtgtgcctgcatgcacactttgtcagtcCTGAGGGACCCAATCTTTGCACAGCTAATATATTAGTTAAATCTCCAGTTGATAGACTGGCCCAAACTGAAAGCCTGAGGATGCAAGTGCAGCCTCACCTGGAAAGGGCTGCTAGAGCAAATGTTTagtatgtagagcaggggtagtcaaactgcagccctccagatgtccatggactacaattcccaggagccccctggcagggggctcctgggaattgtagtccatggacatctggagggccgcagtttgact
Proteins encoded:
- the LOC143834223 gene encoding uncharacterized protein LOC143834223 isoform X1, producing the protein MEAQQESDEEAGLSADVQQVREQEDVPLDLTVASLGGSKGVISQQLENKEACGSQQERETVIKLNPMRKDTFLVDQVLHATNSHGREDGISRPERETVIKLNLLRKDALLVDQILYQATSCGREEGRSQLEQDTVINLDPMRKDAPLVDQQVLHQATSCGREEGGSRLEEGTIINIDPVRNDALLVDQGLHQATSCGREEGGSRLEQDTVTNHDPTRKDAPLVDQGLSETTRGEKRNRERGGRHKQSSDLPKHQRIQKKKKTYICSHCGKGLASSSNLARHKLSHTREKPHRCSECGETFGTKSNLSQHQKSHRGKEPNKCSECGRCFSSRGRLSDHKNSHTGQKPHQCLECGRRFAFRKNCLAHIKSHSETNPYKCSLCGKTFINSSKLSAHERIHTGEKPYECSQCQKRFTTFYSCRVHQRIHTGEKPYKCFLCGKSFAFRSGMVRHKNSHSAGKLSEPGQSSSGEKLHQCPECGKNFGTKEFLDEHRRVHTGERPYQCSECGKTFKFRSGLNQHGRTHTGEKPYMCVDCGKSFTRVSSLSAHKKSHTEEKPHQCTECVKSFRAKWNLDQHRRIHTGEKPYQCSECGKTFRFQAGVFQHRRRHTGEKPYKCSDCGKFFSSHSNLLRHQRSHTGEYPYKCLVCGKSFPHRSKLVRHETSHTEEKPYKCLECGKAFSGNSSLSRHKKSHTGEKPHRCVTCGKSFMSEWYLVQHRRLHTGEKPYKCLQCGKSYSLQSSFIKHGKSHTGEKPYQCSKCGENFSQKSQLIAHKGVHTRERPHTCFRCEKSFLRVSELLLHKKSHTQKKSYYCSQCRKTFRWYYRYLEHRKCHRAKNPYRCSKCGKKFFWEGNLKLHMKKTCKS
- the LOC143834223 gene encoding uncharacterized protein LOC143834223 isoform X2, whose amino-acid sequence is MEAQQESDEEAGLSDVQQVREQEDVPLDLTVASLGGSKGVISQQLENKEACGSQQERETVIKLNPMRKDTFLVDQVLHATNSHGREDGISRPERETVIKLNLLRKDALLVDQILYQATSCGREEGRSQLEQDTVINLDPMRKDAPLVDQQVLHQATSCGREEGGSRLEEGTIINIDPVRNDALLVDQGLHQATSCGREEGGSRLEQDTVTNHDPTRKDAPLVDQGLSETTRGEKRNRERGGRHKQSSDLPKHQRIQKKKKTYICSHCGKGLASSSNLARHKLSHTREKPHRCSECGETFGTKSNLSQHQKSHRGKEPNKCSECGRCFSSRGRLSDHKNSHTGQKPHQCLECGRRFAFRKNCLAHIKSHSETNPYKCSLCGKTFINSSKLSAHERIHTGEKPYECSQCQKRFTTFYSCRVHQRIHTGEKPYKCFLCGKSFAFRSGMVRHKNSHSAGKLSEPGQSSSGEKLHQCPECGKNFGTKEFLDEHRRVHTGERPYQCSECGKTFKFRSGLNQHGRTHTGEKPYMCVDCGKSFTRVSSLSAHKKSHTEEKPHQCTECVKSFRAKWNLDQHRRIHTGEKPYQCSECGKTFRFQAGVFQHRRRHTGEKPYKCSDCGKFFSSHSNLLRHQRSHTGEYPYKCLVCGKSFPHRSKLVRHETSHTEEKPYKCLECGKAFSGNSSLSRHKKSHTGEKPHRCVTCGKSFMSEWYLVQHRRLHTGEKPYKCLQCGKSYSLQSSFIKHGKSHTGEKPYQCSKCGENFSQKSQLIAHKGVHTRERPHTCFRCEKSFLRVSELLLHKKSHTQKKSYYCSQCRKTFRWYYRYLEHRKCHRAKNPYRCSKCGKKFFWEGNLKLHMKKTCKS